Proteins encoded by one window of Vibrio rumoiensis:
- the phnM gene encoding alpha-D-ribose 1-methylphosphonate 5-triphosphate diphosphatase, with amino-acid sequence MIITNVNLVLKDEIVKGSVEVVDGVIRSMSNTSSQLPQAIDGNNGFLMPGLIELHTDNLEKYFAPRPKVDWPPLSAMKAHDTQLIGAGITTVLNALSLGDHRGELRHEILDSQIDTVVQSQKNGTNRVDHRLHLRCEVPHDTTVGIFERYINTPGVQLVSLMDHAPGQRQFVNIEKYRTYYQGKYGYNDAEMAEFEAMQRAFSERWSAPNREDICGQCRERNIPMASHDDATLAHVTESKDLGMVIAEFPTTLEAAKASRDLGLHVLMGAPNVIRGGSHSGNIAAHELASIGALDILSSDYYPVSLLDAVFNLANDSRNSLTLSDAVKLATFNPAQSLQLFDRGVIEEGKRADLLLAQYKHGQAYIDGVWREGIKVF; translated from the coding sequence ATGATCATTACCAATGTAAATTTAGTGCTCAAAGATGAAATCGTTAAAGGTTCAGTTGAAGTTGTAGATGGTGTGATTCGCAGTATGTCGAATACCTCAAGCCAATTACCACAAGCGATTGATGGTAATAATGGCTTTTTAATGCCGGGCTTGATTGAGCTGCACACTGATAATCTTGAGAAGTATTTTGCTCCTAGACCCAAAGTGGATTGGCCACCATTATCAGCCATGAAAGCCCATGATACTCAACTTATTGGCGCAGGAATTACTACGGTATTAAATGCGCTTTCCTTAGGAGACCACCGCGGTGAACTTCGTCATGAAATTCTCGATAGTCAAATTGATACCGTAGTACAAAGCCAGAAAAATGGTACTAATCGCGTTGATCATCGTCTGCATTTACGTTGTGAAGTACCACATGACACTACCGTTGGTATTTTTGAGCGTTATATTAATACTCCTGGGGTACAGTTAGTGTCTTTGATGGATCATGCACCGGGGCAGCGTCAATTCGTCAATATAGAGAAATATCGCACCTATTATCAAGGTAAATACGGTTACAACGATGCCGAAATGGCCGAGTTTGAAGCCATGCAACGAGCATTTTCCGAACGATGGTCTGCACCGAATCGTGAAGACATTTGTGGGCAATGCCGTGAACGTAATATCCCAATGGCCAGCCACGACGATGCAACATTAGCTCATGTTACAGAATCAAAAGATCTCGGTATGGTGATAGCAGAGTTTCCTACCACATTGGAAGCGGCCAAAGCCTCAAGAGATCTTGGTTTGCACGTGTTAATGGGAGCACCAAATGTTATCCGTGGAGGCTCACACTCAGGCAATATTGCCGCGCATGAACTGGCGAGTATAGGCGCGTTAGACATACTTTCCTCGGATTATTACCCAGTCAGTTTGCTCGATGCCGTGTTTAATTTAGCCAATGATTCGCGTAATTCATTAACGCTTTCTGATGCGGTTAAACTTGCAACCTTTAATCCAGCTCAATCACTGCAACTGTTTGATCGTGGTGTCATTGAAGAAGGAAAACGAGCGGATTTATTACTCGCGCAGTATAAACACGGTCAAGCCTATATCGATGGGGTTTGGCGTGAAGGGATAAAGGTATTTTAA
- the phnN gene encoding ribose 1,5-bisphosphokinase translates to MESSYPHARSNACLFYVIGASGSGKDSVMNRIREHWPKHIMIAHRYITRSADAGSENHVALSSHEFLQRKDNQFFALDWHANGHYYGIGCEVDVWLDKGVDVMINGSRAHLEQAKKRYGCTLIPVVISVESSILKERLISRGRESLEEVEQRLIRSNQLNLQPIKGAIQLDNSGYLNEAIEPFNQYYQQRLLSIQSCTVDKNSSQLMDEKG, encoded by the coding sequence ATGGAATCTAGTTATCCTCATGCAAGGTCAAACGCTTGTTTATTCTACGTCATTGGAGCATCTGGTTCTGGCAAAGACAGTGTAATGAATCGAATTCGTGAGCATTGGCCAAAACACATAATGATTGCTCATCGTTACATAACACGCTCTGCAGATGCGGGAAGCGAAAATCATGTGGCGCTGTCGTCACATGAATTTTTACAGCGCAAAGACAACCAGTTTTTCGCTTTAGATTGGCATGCCAATGGACATTATTATGGTATTGGTTGTGAAGTAGATGTGTGGCTAGATAAAGGCGTCGATGTCATGATTAACGGTTCACGGGCACATTTGGAACAAGCGAAAAAACGTTATGGCTGCACCTTAATTCCTGTGGTGATAAGCGTTGAAAGCAGCATACTGAAAGAGCGACTAATTTCCCGAGGAAGAGAAAGCCTTGAGGAGGTTGAACAGCGTTTGATTCGTTCTAATCAATTGAATTTACAACCAATAAAAGGCGCAATACAACTCGATAATAGTGGTTATTTGAATGAAGCCATTGAACCTTTTAATCAGTATTATCAGCAGCGACTTTTATCTATTCAATCATGTACTGTAGATAAAAACAGTAGCCAATTAATGGATGAAAAAGGATGA
- the phnP gene encoding phosphonate metabolism protein PhnP yields the protein MKLTLLGTGNTSMLPVYGCDCQACQRAIENSQYRRQKTSALIEHNGKQLLLDANCDDLLQRFPSGSIDRILLTHYHMDHVHGLFDLRWGVGESIPVDGPPDEQGCDDLFKHSGLLDFQTPLAAFEAFTWQDITITPLPMQHSKICFGYCFSYRDLKTGNTKRLAYLTDTIGLPKDTQVWLENRSIDILLIDCNHSPEFNNPNRNHNNLDDAVEIVTAIKPKVTRLIHISHQLECWAMQNPNYFSSEFCLGMDNETFDLGD from the coding sequence ATGAAGCTAACCTTATTAGGTACAGGCAACACCAGTATGTTGCCTGTATATGGCTGTGATTGCCAGGCTTGTCAGCGTGCAATAGAAAATTCACAATACCGTCGACAAAAAACCTCTGCATTAATTGAACATAATGGTAAGCAGCTCTTACTTGATGCTAATTGTGATGATCTTTTACAACGTTTTCCAAGTGGCTCTATCGATAGAATTTTACTCACGCATTATCACATGGATCATGTTCATGGCTTGTTTGATTTGCGCTGGGGAGTCGGGGAAAGCATTCCAGTCGATGGTCCACCTGATGAACAAGGCTGTGATGATTTATTCAAACATTCTGGATTACTAGACTTTCAAACGCCATTAGCTGCATTTGAAGCGTTCACATGGCAAGACATTACGATAACACCTTTACCAATGCAGCATTCTAAGATCTGCTTTGGATATTGTTTTAGTTACCGAGATTTAAAAACTGGAAACACAAAACGATTAGCTTATTTAACCGATACCATTGGTTTGCCAAAAGACACTCAAGTATGGCTAGAGAATAGGAGTATCGATATTTTACTTATCGATTGTAACCATTCACCGGAATTCAACAATCCGAATAGAAACCATAATAATCTAGACGATGCTGTCGAGATAGTCACAGCGATCAAACCAAAGGTAACTCGGCTAATCCACATCAGTCATCAATTAGAATGTTGGGCAATGCAAAACCCAAACTATTTTAGTTCAGAGTTTTGTTTAGGGATGGATAATGAAACATTTGATTTGGGCGACTAA
- a CDS encoding DUF3693 domain-containing protein — MNANELLDAYKKAKNYVQDKQIAHDLNLTPQKLSKIRKGMRYVTDSEAVFLAEGAGIDPELALLACHADRNENPTIKAMWENIAKKYNGLGLSAISMSCGALAVVFSSPTEIVSKYALCILC; from the coding sequence ATGAACGCCAATGAACTATTAGATGCCTACAAAAAGGCGAAAAACTACGTACAAGACAAACAAATTGCCCATGATTTGAATCTAACTCCACAAAAGTTAAGCAAAATAAGAAAAGGCATGCGATATGTCACTGATTCAGAAGCGGTTTTTCTAGCCGAGGGTGCAGGAATTGATCCAGAGCTAGCATTATTAGCGTGTCACGCTGACCGCAACGAGAATCCGACCATCAAAGCCATGTGGGAGAACATCGCAAAAAAATATAATGGCTTGGGATTATCTGCAATTTCAATGAGTTGCGGAGCATTGGCCGTGGTATTTTCAAGCCCTACAGAAATAGTAAGTAAGTACGCATTATGTATCTTATGTTAA
- a CDS encoding replication initiation factor domain-containing protein, which produces MAHTLIDYVSFSGTPILLQRCKEMAKARFSINQTPNTFESQNVVATASREQTQIAYFAENLASVLGCVEREDFANKDLYFSALDKELVNAELEIHSDVSFNDCYQDLISNIGIDMLDVLCHGEIENFLDILNHEISVSGNVWTIERRGGYSGYRYSAKLMCNGTQAGLVAWGAENFGFYVSFSGTGCAAIHMDVLHKCLKQMPDAKLTRVDLAFDDLEGLTSVPMLREQYEDGMFITRGAPPSYCYIESGSLVRREDAKKYGTKPTDGRTLYVGNRQNGKLFRGYEKGKQLKSIEYPDWVRHEVQLGNKSRVIPLDILINPDPYFAGAYPALSLLIKDIEPKRIVISRVIAHAGLDSFIGHARKQYGKLINFLQLIHDDHTHIIETLTKGLTINDIPDRLNIPVCRDENQKTGDLHYGT; this is translated from the coding sequence ATGGCTCACACTCTTATTGATTACGTCAGTTTCTCGGGGACGCCTATTTTATTGCAACGTTGCAAGGAAATGGCGAAAGCTCGCTTTTCTATCAATCAAACGCCTAACACCTTTGAATCTCAAAACGTTGTTGCAACTGCCTCACGCGAACAGACCCAAATCGCCTACTTTGCGGAAAATCTTGCCTCCGTTCTGGGCTGTGTTGAGCGTGAAGATTTTGCCAATAAAGATCTCTATTTTTCTGCCTTAGATAAAGAATTGGTCAATGCCGAGTTAGAAATTCATTCTGATGTGTCATTCAACGACTGCTATCAAGATTTAATTTCTAACATTGGTATCGATATGTTGGACGTCCTTTGTCACGGTGAAATCGAGAACTTTTTGGACATCTTAAATCATGAAATCTCTGTTTCTGGCAACGTCTGGACAATTGAACGTCGCGGTGGTTATTCCGGTTATCGTTACAGCGCAAAATTAATGTGCAACGGTACACAAGCCGGACTTGTCGCATGGGGCGCGGAAAACTTCGGTTTCTATGTGTCTTTTTCTGGCACAGGTTGTGCGGCTATCCATATGGATGTTCTGCACAAATGTTTAAAACAAATGCCGGACGCTAAGTTAACCCGTGTCGATTTGGCCTTTGATGATTTGGAGGGGCTAACCTCCGTTCCTATGCTGCGTGAACAATACGAAGATGGGATGTTCATTACTCGTGGCGCGCCACCTTCTTACTGCTACATCGAATCTGGCTCACTGGTTCGTCGTGAAGATGCCAAGAAATATGGCACCAAACCGACCGATGGCCGTACGTTATATGTCGGCAACCGTCAAAACGGCAAGCTGTTTCGCGGCTATGAAAAAGGCAAACAACTCAAGTCGATTGAATACCCTGACTGGGTACGTCATGAGGTACAGCTAGGCAATAAGTCGCGCGTTATTCCTCTTGATATTCTGATTAACCCTGACCCGTATTTTGCAGGCGCATACCCTGCTCTATCACTGCTAATCAAAGATATTGAACCTAAACGCATTGTCATTTCTCGTGTGATTGCTCATGCCGGACTTGATAGTTTTATCGGTCATGCTCGTAAGCAATACGGCAAGCTGATTAATTTCTTGCAACTCATCCATGACGACCACACGCACATTATTGAGACCTTAACCAAAGGCTTAACTATTAACGATATCCCCGACCGATTAAATATTCCTGTCTGTCGGGACGAAAACCAAAAAACAGGAGATTTACATTATGGGACTTAA
- a CDS encoding major coat protein, whose product MKHLNIVKKHVNTKTLSVVAVAALGSVGAHAELPAGAATAMAEVQTMVTDILAAVWPIVTALTVGFIGIKLFKKGANKAS is encoded by the coding sequence ATGAAACATTTAAACATTGTAAAAAAACATGTGAACACTAAAACACTTTCTGTTGTGGCTGTTGCTGCACTTGGCTCTGTTGGTGCTCATGCCGAACTTCCTGCTGGCGCTGCCACTGCAATGGCAGAAGTTCAAACAATGGTAACTGATATTCTTGCTGCTGTTTGGCCAATTGTAACCGCTCTAACGGTTGGTTTCATTGGCATTAAACTATTCAAAAAAGGCGCAAACAAAGCAAGCTAA
- a CDS encoding DUF5455 family protein produces MPIFLLPVISGISNLLRLPALAIFLGQLAATILGWLATRITRSVAINLTVLTMVLGLALTTALALSAIFNGLSYVVPPELSQGFAFFMPDNAIPCISAIFSARVIRFVWQWQFYAITKVSS; encoded by the coding sequence ATGCCTATTTTTTTATTGCCTGTTATAAGCGGCATTTCAAATTTACTTCGCTTGCCTGCATTGGCTATCTTCTTAGGTCAATTGGCAGCAACTATCTTGGGCTGGTTAGCCACTCGCATTACTCGCAGCGTGGCAATTAATTTAACTGTTTTGACGATGGTTTTAGGTTTGGCACTGACCACCGCTTTAGCGTTAAGTGCCATTTTTAATGGCTTATCCTATGTTGTCCCCCCTGAACTCTCTCAAGGCTTTGCTTTCTTCATGCCTGATAACGCTATTCCTTGCATTAGCGCGATTTTCTCCGCGCGTGTTATTCGTTTTGTTTGGCAATGGCAGTTTTACGCTATTACTAAGGTTTCAAGCTAA
- a CDS encoding zonular occludens toxin domain-containing protein: protein MAVYFVTGKLGAGKSLTSVGRIRDAFMRGAPVATNLDINLRFMLGRNKKNTRLLRVPDKPSLADFQAIGKGNTTYDERKNGLLVLDECGTWFNSRTWNDKSRQDVINWCLHARKLGWDIIFIVQDISIVDKQARLALAEHTVFCRRLDRMQIPIISTLIRIATLGQLKLPLPKLHIGIVKYGDNVNSLTVDNWYLWGTDLYASYDTKQAFSDHYEHGTYSVLPPYYTHGRYTVTYTARNIMRITKIYARKYSRVMAFGVGALLSCALTFFIAPSFQTAEPESIQTVEVKTEKPQPLNLSGFRIVSYMHLPDEPTFFELDRSGKRINSHELSALGYTFTPQSRCNITISQGEQHETLTC from the coding sequence ATGGCGGTCTATTTTGTGACGGGCAAGCTTGGCGCGGGTAAGTCGCTGACCTCTGTTGGCCGTATTCGTGATGCCTTTATGCGTGGCGCTCCTGTCGCAACCAATCTCGATATCAACCTTAGATTTATGCTAGGTCGCAATAAGAAAAACACTCGACTTTTGCGCGTACCGGACAAACCTAGCCTTGCTGATTTCCAAGCCATTGGTAAAGGCAATACCACTTATGATGAACGTAAAAACGGTTTGCTTGTACTCGATGAATGCGGCACATGGTTTAACTCAAGAACATGGAACGATAAGAGTCGACAAGATGTGATTAACTGGTGTTTGCATGCTCGCAAACTCGGTTGGGATATCATTTTCATTGTTCAAGATATTTCGATAGTTGATAAACAAGCAAGGCTTGCACTGGCTGAACATACTGTTTTTTGTCGCAGACTCGACCGCATGCAAATTCCGATTATTTCGACCTTGATTCGTATTGCTACACTTGGACAACTCAAACTACCACTTCCAAAACTTCACATTGGTATAGTGAAATATGGTGACAATGTAAATTCACTTACTGTCGATAATTGGTATCTATGGGGCACTGACCTTTACGCCAGTTATGATACGAAACAAGCCTTTTCAGACCACTACGAACACGGCACCTATTCAGTGCTGCCCCCTTACTACACACATGGCCGTTATACGGTTACCTATACTGCGAGAAATATCATGCGAATTACTAAAATTTACGCGCGTAAATATTCGCGTGTGATGGCTTTTGGTGTGGGCGCTTTACTCTCTTGTGCCCTCACCTTTTTTATTGCTCCAAGTTTTCAAACTGCCGAGCCTGAAAGCATTCAGACAGTCGAAGTAAAAACAGAAAAACCACAACCGCTTAACCTATCCGGCTTTCGTATTGTGAGTTACATGCACCTACCCGATGAACCGACTTTTTTTGAATTAGATAGGTCAGGTAAACGCATCAACTCTCACGAACTTAGCGCCCTTGGTTATACCTTTACCCCACAATCACGCTGTAACATCACTATCAGTCAAGGTGAACAACATGAAACGCTTACTTGTTAA